The genomic window TGACAGTTATCGCCCCTGATACGGTTGAGTTCCTGTTCCTCTTTAATCTTGAAAACCGGGTGCCGGTAATTACATTCTCAGATAAATACCTGGAGATAGGCGCGTTGATATCTCTCGAAGTTGACGCGTATGACATCGGGAAGCAGGCGTGGGACATAACAAAAAAGATTTTATCCGGGGCGGGACCCGCAGGTATTAAAAAGGCCGGCGCAAGAGAAACGCGCATAACAATAAATCAGAAGATAGCTAATAAACTTGGGGTCACGATCGGCCGTGAAGTCCTTGATAAGGCAAAAGTGATCAACGGGAAACAATAATATGAAAATTCCAGACTATCTAAGGCGCAATCAGGAAAGCCTCGGGGCGAAAATACTTTACCTGTTCGCGGGTTTGATCGTAATTATATATTTTTTATTTGCCGCGTTTTTTATTTATCACGAGAGCAAATCCGAAAAGCTGCACCTTATATCCAGCGGCAGGCAGCTCTCAAGCCTGCTCGCGCATAATGCGAAACTCGGTGTGTTTACTGAAAACGCGGACCTGCTTAAAGACCCTGTAGGGGGGATTTTACAGAACCGGGAAGTCATGCTGGTACAGGTGTTTACCGCGGACGGAAAAGTTCTGAAGACACAAAAGAGCCCGTACAGAGAGACACGTGAAAAAAACGTCAAAGGCGTATTCAGTATGCAGGAGAGAGCCATTGACACGCTCAGTAAATCCCGGTCGATATCTTATTCCATAGACGAGAATAAGATCGAGTTCTGGGCGCCGGTGATCTCAAACCCTTCCTTCAATGAAGAAGATCTGTTTTTTGATGGAGGTCCTTCCAGCAGTGAAATGAAGGTAACAGGGTTCATCAGGATACTGCTTACTACCGAATTCATGAAAAAAAATCTCAGGGGCATATTCTTAAAGAGCATCCTGATACCAGTACTTCTTCTGATACCAGCTCTGATCGTTACCTATTTGTTAGTCAGGGGCGTTACAAAACCTCTGCGCCGCCTGACCGTGGAGGCAAAGGCATTGGGGGCGGGACATCCGGTCGACAAAGTATTCGTAGAAAGACGCGACGAAGTGGGCAAACTGGCGGAGGCTTTCAACAATATGGCAGACTCCCTGAGAAAAAGGGACTCCGAAAAACAGCAGCTTGAAGACCAGTTGAGGCAGGCGCAAAAAATGGAGGCCATCGGGACCCTTGCGGGAGGTATCGCCCACGACTTCAACAATATCCTCGGGGCGATGATCGGTTACATCGAGCTTCTCCAGCAAAGAGGAGAAGATGCGGACTTTGTCAGGCGCGGCCTTGAGCAGCTTATGTCTTCCGCGGAAAAAGGGGAGACCCTTGTAAAAAGCCTGCTGGCATACAGTAAAAAGCAGGCCATCTACCCCGAGCGCGTAAATCTCAACGTCATTGCCGGCAGCATTGAGGGAATATTGACAAGACTCCTTCATGAAAAAATAGATTTAAAAATCGATCTTGCGGAAGAAGACCTGAATATATTGGCTGACCCGGTACAAATTGAACGGGTACTGATGAACCTCGCGGCAAACGCGAGGGACGCTATGCAAGGCGGAGGGATACTGGCTGTGCGGACGAGAAGGGTCCGGTGTTCAGAGTTCAGAGCATGGGGCAGAGAGAAATTTACAGCGGAGCTTCAGGCCAAATGCTCCGGATCAAATACTGATTTCGCAGAGATCAGTGTCACCGATACAGGGGCCGGCATGGACAAGCAGACGAAGGAGAGGATATTCGACCCGTTCTTTACGACAAAGAAGGCGGGGGCCGGAACAGGGCTCGGGCTTTCCATAGTTTACGGCATTGTCCGCCAGCACAACGGTTACATATACGTGGATAGTGAACCGGGCAAAGGAACAGCATTCAGAATTTATCTGCCTCTCTGCGCAAACGCTGAAGCTGAAAAACAGGAAACAGGCCCTGAAACGATGGATAACGCAGATTGAGAAAGCGTCAACAGCTGCTGCCTGTACTTTTTCTTCCAGTCTTTAAAATTCCATTTCTTCAAAAACTCCTGCGCAACCCTTTCACCATTTTTGAACAGTTCCAGGCTCTCCTCCTGCTTATTTACGGCTACAAATTCACCCATTTCGGATATAATTAAAACATTATGGACGTGATTACTACTCATTTGAACGCGGACTTTGACGCGCTTGCGTCAATGTTAGCGGCAAAGAAATATTATCCAGACGCGCTCCTCGTATTCCCCGGCTCGCAGGAAAAGACCGTCCGCGATTTTCTTTCAACTTCGCAGATCGCGCCGGAGCTCACAAAGATAAAAGACGTGGACCTGCTGGAGATAACGCGGCTGATTCTTGTGGACGTAAAGAACCCTGAGAGGGTCGGACGGTTCTGCGAAATCCTGGACAGGAAGGGATTGACAATCCATATCTACGACCATCACCCCCTTTCCGCGGATGATATAAGGGGGCAGAAGGAAATTATTGAAACAGCCGGGGCCACGACAACGATATTTACTGAGATGCTGAGGAAAGACAAACTGCCTCTGTCTCCGGCGGAAGCCACGGTGCTCATGCTTGGGATTTATGAAGAGACCGGCTCCCTGATATTTCCTTCAACTACTGAAAGGGACCTTAACGCAGCCGCCTATCTTCTAAGGAAAGGCGCGAACCTGAACATCGTTTCCAGCTTCATAACAAAAGAACTCAACCCTGAGGAGATAGACCTTTTAAATGAGCTGGTGCATTCCGCAAAGGATTACATCATTCACGACACGAGAATAAAAATAGCGAAGGCGTCGAGAGACAATTATATCGGGGACATTGCGTTTATGGCCCATAAGATACGCGACATGGAAAACGCTGATGTGATCTTCCTCCTTGTCGCAATGGAAGACAGGCTTCAGATCATCGCAAGGAGCCAAATGCCCGAGGTCGACGTCTCCGAAATATTGCGCGTGTTCGGCGGCGGCGGACATCCTCAGGCAGCGTCAGCAAGCCTACGGAACATGACCCTTGAGGAGACTGAAAAGGAATTACTGGAAGTCCTGAAAAACAAGATACATCCTACAAGGACCGCTAAGGACATCATGACAAGCCCTGTAAAGACCATTACCTGGGGCAGCACCGTATCAACCGCTGAAAAGACGATGACAAGATATGAAGTAAACGTCCTGCCTGTTATCAAGCACAACTCCTACTACGGGCTCATTTCGCGGGAGGTCGTGGAAAAGGCATTGTTCCACGGCTTCGGCAAGAGCAGGGTCACCGAGTTCTGCACCACGGATGTATCAACTGTAAAACCCGCAACACCTGTAAGCGTCGTTGAAGCGCTGATGATAGAGCAGAACCAGCGATTCATGCCGGTGATCGAAAACAGTCAAATAGTAGGCGCGATAACAAGGACCGACCTCCTGAGGTCGCTTTATGAAAGCCTGCTGAGAAAAGACAGGATACTTACATATGAAAGATTGACCGAAAAACCCTCCATAGGCAAGAACCTTTCAGCGGTCATGAAATCAAAATTCCCCCCTGAGATATTCAGCCTGCTGAAGCTCTCAGGCGAGGTCGCGGACGGCCTCGGCTTTTCCTCGTATATTGTGGGCGGCTCTGTGCGCGACCTGATTCGCGGTGAAGCGAACTTCGACATCGACATCGTGATCGAGGGAGACGGGATTGCGTTTGCCCAGGTCCTCGGGAAAAAAATCGATGCGAAGGTAACAAGCCACAAGAGGTTCGGCACGGCTGTCGTAAAGAGGGACTCTTTTAAATTCGATGTCGCCACATCGCGGACGGAGTACTACGAATCTCCCGCCGCCCTTCCCACCGTTGAGATGTCGTCAAT from Nitrospirota bacterium includes these protein-coding regions:
- a CDS encoding HAMP domain-containing protein, with product MKIPDYLRRNQESLGAKILYLFAGLIVIIYFLFAAFFIYHESKSEKLHLISSGRQLSSLLAHNAKLGVFTENADLLKDPVGGILQNREVMLVQVFTADGKVLKTQKSPYRETREKNVKGVFSMQERAIDTLSKSRSISYSIDENKIEFWAPVISNPSFNEEDLFFDGGPSSSEMKVTGFIRILLTTEFMKKNLRGIFLKSILIPVLLLIPALIVTYLLVRGVTKPLRRLTVEAKALGAGHPVDKVFVERRDEVGKLAEAFNNMADSLRKRDSEKQQLEDQLRQAQKMEAIGTLAGGIAHDFNNILGAMIGYIELLQQRGEDADFVRRGLEQLMSSAEKGETLVKSLLAYSKKQAIYPERVNLNVIAGSIEGILTRLLHEKIDLKIDLAEEDLNILADPVQIERVLMNLAANARDAMQGGGILAVRTRRVRCSEFRAWGREKFTAELQAKCSGSNTDFAEISVTDTGAGMDKQTKERIFDPFFTTKKAGAGTGLGLSIVYGIVRQHNGYIYVDSEPGKGTAFRIYLPLCANAEAEKQETGPETMDNAD
- a CDS encoding CBS domain-containing protein — translated: MDVITTHLNADFDALASMLAAKKYYPDALLVFPGSQEKTVRDFLSTSQIAPELTKIKDVDLLEITRLILVDVKNPERVGRFCEILDRKGLTIHIYDHHPLSADDIRGQKEIIETAGATTTIFTEMLRKDKLPLSPAEATVLMLGIYEETGSLIFPSTTERDLNAAAYLLRKGANLNIVSSFITKELNPEEIDLLNELVHSAKDYIIHDTRIKIAKASRDNYIGDIAFMAHKIRDMENADVIFLLVAMEDRLQIIARSQMPEVDVSEILRVFGGGGHPQAASASLRNMTLEETEKELLEVLKNKIHPTRTAKDIMTSPVKTITWGSTVSTAEKTMTRYEVNVLPVIKHNSYYGLISREVVEKALFHGFGKSRVTEFCTTDVSTVKPATPVSVVEALMIEQNQRFMPVIENSQIVGAITRTDLLRSLYESLLRKDRILTYERLTEKPSIGKNLSAVMKSKFPPEIFSLLKLSGEVADGLGFSSYIVGGSVRDLIRGEANFDIDIVIEGDGIAFAQVLGKKIDAKVTSHKRFGTAVVKRDSFKFDVATSRTEYYESPAALPTVEMSSIKKDLYRRDFTINTMAIRLNPDKFGQLLDYFGGQRDIKEKAIRILHNLSFIEDPTRAFRAIRFSERFGYKISKHTMNLINTAVRINLFEKLSGARMYDELNLLFLETEPIKALKKLEEMDLLKFIHPNISVTESLKDTFEAIQETFAWFKLLFFEEEVNKSHLFLMAMIEDLAPQERHKALKRLHVPPNANREILDGIDDSRNAIAKLQNASQKEIYYTLCHLNIQTILFTMAKARQKELKKAVSLYLTKLRNIKPDLTGKDLKSMGYPPGPVYKKILSAILDARLERKIKSRDEEIKFVRDKFEIQ